Proteins from one Camelina sativa cultivar DH55 chromosome 8, Cs, whole genome shotgun sequence genomic window:
- the LOC104708516 gene encoding uncharacterized protein LOC104708516, with protein MDIVKKTKAGSSSSSSSTSFDHLFGPKGSASSASSCSTILDSIFPPPVARKKGSHTAPESQGSISQPTDERSSHEKREASYFSSSIYYGGQQHYSPPRTDGSASTSPSHESKETDNRTDPTPSTSRGNWWKGSLYY; from the exons ATGGACATCGTCAAGAAAACCAAAGCTggttcgtcatcatcatcgtcttcgaCTTCATTTGATCATCTGTTTGGTCCGAAAGGATCAGCCagctctgcttcttcttgctCAACTATACTCGACTCCATCTTCCCTCCTCCG GTAGCAAGGAAGAAGGGAAGCCACACTGCTCCTGAATCCCAAGGCAGCATCTCTCAACCCACTG ATGAGAGAAGCAGCCATGAAAAGAGAGAAGCTTCCTATTTCAGCTCCTCCATTTACTACGGAGGTCAGCAACACTACTCACCTCCACGAACCGATGGCTCGGCATCCACTTCTCCATCTCATGAGTCCAAAGAAACTGATAATCGCACTGACCCAACCCCCTCAACTTCCAGAGGAAATTGGTGGAAAG GTTCTTTGTATTACTAA
- the LOC104708517 gene encoding uncharacterized protein LOC104708517, with product MHNLVFFKMGTHVLSRILFLVLCIYSLRTMVDAAGECGRNPPDREAIKLATCAMASQDTSAKVSPTCCARVREMGKNPKCLCAVMLSSTARSSGAKPEISMTIPKRCNIASRPIGYKCGAYTLP from the exons ATGCATAATCTAGTCTTCTTCAAAATGGGAACCCATGTTTTATCTCGCATTTTATTCCTAGTTCTCTGCATCTACAGCCTTAGAACCATGGTTGATGCGGCTGGAGAATGCGGGCGAAATCCCCCAGATAGAGAAGCCATCAAGCTAGCTACTTGTGCAATGGCTTCACAAGACACATCTGCAAAAGTGTCTCCAACTTGCTGTGCTCGAGTGAGAGAGATGGGAAAGAACCCGAAATGCCTTTGCGCTGTCATGCTTTCTTCCACAGCTAGGAGCTCTGGAGCAAAGCCAGAGATCTCAATGACAATTCCTAAACGTTGCAACATCGCTAGTCGTCCCATTGGATACAAGTGTGGAG CTTATACTCTGCCTTGA
- the LOC104708518 gene encoding uncharacterized protein LOC104708518, translated as MTTSIHITALDGIVNVNSLFTLAVFIGLAWNPTDPNNSLVTDPNCVPTTRMAENLVAFHVYSFASFLFSSLIALGLKQAMRLNIASSFHFSARIDPVVYYVNKTALRFGMVISGLGSVCGCGFLMLALINVVQIKLGTLGCGASGHTYAAVVPLLILVPSALFIYVSLMLYAFTR; from the coding sequence ATGACGACGAGTATTCACATCACAGCTCTAGACGGAATCGTCAACGTGAACTCTCTCTTCACCCTAGCCGTATTCATCGGATTAGCTTGGAACCCTACCGATCCTAACAACAGCCTCGTAACCGACCCTAATTGCGTCCCTACAACTCGTATGGCTGAGAATCTCGTCGCCTTCCATGTCTACTCCTTCGCTTCGTTTCTTTTCTCGAGCCTCATAGCTCTAGGTCTCAAACAGGCCATGAGGCTTAACATAGCTTCTTCGTTTCACTTCTCTGCTCGGATCGATCCTGTGGTGTACTATGTGAACAAGACGGCTCTTAGATTTGGGATGGTTATCTCCGGTTTAGGATCGGTTTGTGGATGTGGGTTTCTCATGTTGGCTTTGATTAATGTTGTTCAGATCAAGCTTGGGACTTTGGGTTGTGGTGCTAGTGGTCATACTTATGCTGCTGTTGTCCCGCTTCTGATTCTGGTCCCTTCTGCTCTTTTCATCTATGTGTCTCTTATGTTATATGCTTTTACTCGTTAG
- the LOC104708519 gene encoding rop guanine nucleotide exchange factor 5: MESLVKSCAGIEKKRSSLTHSVVEDVVTTESKERSTTSWESSSSSSSSSTTVASSSPPPPSQILGWPIRKASFRKNSKENVKLDHKNSTLHDDSGFKGKDMTITDVDMMKERFAKLLLGEDMLGSGKGVCTALAISNAITNLCATIFGQLWRLEPLPREKKEMWRREMEWLLSVSDHIVELTPSTQTYQDGKKFEVMTCRPRFDLFINLPALRKLDNMLLDILASFKKTEFWYVDQGIVASENDGSASFRRKIQRQEEKWWLPVPRLAPNGLTEEARTELNHKRECATQILKAAMAINSLVLTEMDVPESYLETLPKNGRSCLGDVIYKYITSEKFSAECLLDCLDLSSEHIALDIANRVEASIYVWRRRVETKLGVNNNNTTSGSTPRLSWDMVKERMAAGDKRGLLVERSETLLRCLKQRFPTLTQTSLDISKIQWNKDIGKSILESYSRTVESLASNIVARIDDLLYVDDLTKQSEDNNLLSNPTVSSIIAHKKVVPIPYLISASGTPYRTSFSTTPGFSPSLISPKKGERRTPYSSKDTNKVSEKGLLPSRGFGVRRVLNNYLGMESKLKICVSPSDSSDTSVMNKISKEGDEEKKRNSTSVHQKGPPKYTVS, translated from the exons atggagagTTTAGTGAAGAGCTGCGCAGGGATCGAGAAGAAAAGAAGCAGTTTGACTCACTCGGTTGTGGAAGATGTAGTAACAACAGAGTCAAAGGAAAGAAGCACTACGAGCTGGGagagctcctcctcctcctcctcctccagcaCCACCGTCGCTTCGTCTTCTCCGCCACCACCGTCGCAGATTCTTGGTTGGCCTATTAGAAAAGCTTCATTTCGAAAGAATTCTAAGGAGAATGTTAAATTAGATCATAAGAATTCGACCCTTCACGACGATTCTGGTTTTAAAGGGAAAGACATGACTATTACAG ATGTGGATATGATGAAGGAGAGATTTGCAAAGTTGTTGCTTGGTGAAGATATGTTAGGTTCTGGCAAAGGCGTGTGTACGGCTTTAGCCATCTCCAATGCCATCACCAATCTTTGTG ctaCGATATTTGGGCAACTATGGAGATTAGAGCCGCTTCCGAGGGAAAAGAAGGAGATGTGGAGAAGAGAAATGGAGTGGTTACTTAGTGTTAGTGATCACATCGTTGAGTTAACACCTTCTACACAGACTTACCAAGACGGCAAAAAGTTTGAG GTCATGACTTGTCGACCAAGATTTGATCTTTTCATCAACCTCCCTGCTCTTCGTAAACTAGACAATATGCTTCTC gATATATTGGCGAGTTTCAAGAAGACAGAGTTCTGGTATGTTGATCAAGGGATTGTAGCTTCGGAAAACGATGGCTCAGCTTCTTTCCGCAGAAAGATTCAGCGCCAAGAAGAGAAATGGTGGTTGCCTGTCCCTCGTTTAGCACCTAATGGTCTTACTgaagaagcaagaacagaaTTGAATCACAAGAGGGAATGTGCAACGCAGATACTTAAAGCTGCAATGGCAATTAACAGCCTTGTTTTAACCGAAATGGATGTTCCTGAATCATACCTTGAAACCCTTCCAAAG AACGGTAGATCCTGCCTTGGGGATGTTATTTACAAGTACATAACATCTGAGAAGTTTTCTGCGGAGTGTCTACTTGACTGCCTTGATCTATCCTCTGAGCATATTGCTCTTGATATCGCAAACCGTGTGGAAGCTTCGATATATGTTTGGCGCAGAAGAGTAGAAACAAAACTAggagtcaacaacaacaatactaCTTCAGGCTCTACTCCAAGGTTATCATGGGATATGGTCAAAGAACGTATGGCTGCTGGTGACAAAAGGGGATTACTTGTGGAGAGATCTGAAACTCTCTTACGTTGCTTGAAGCAGCGGTTTCCAACTCTAACGCAGACTTCTCTAGACATTAGCAAGATTCAATGGAACAAG gATATTGGGAAATCAATCCTAGAAAGCTACTCGAGGACAGTTGAGAGCTTAGCATCAAACATCGTAGCACGAATCGATGATTTACTCTACGTGGATGACTTAACAAAACAATCAGAGGATAACAATCTGTTGTCAAATCCAACGGTCAGCAGCATTATAGCTCACAAAAAAGTAGTACCAATCCCATATCTAATATCCGCATCAGGAACTCCATACAGAACAAGCTTCTCAACAACACCAGGCTTCTCACCTTCATTGATTAGCCCCAAGAAAGGAGAGAGAAGGACACCTTACTCCAGCAAGGACACTAACAAAGTCAGTGAGAAAGGTCTCCTTCCTTCTCGAGGATTTGGAGTAAGAAGAGTCTTGAACAATTATCTTGGCATGGAATCGAAACTGAAAATATGCGTGAGTCCTTCAGATAGTTCAGATACAAGTGTGATGAACAAGATCAGCAAAGAAGGtgacgaagagaagaaaagaaactcaACATCAGTACATCAAAAAGGTCCTCCAAAGTACACTGTCTCTTAA
- the LOC104708520 gene encoding protein GUCD1, with amino-acid sequence MWPLCFLLNKLLRVEERNQRRSQGHGGPTSANYCQFDDPLVVSHGNYRDAGLPSSSHLQVPHVHQLASWDCGLACVLMVLRASGIASCTLEDLAEICSTNSIWTVDLAYLLHKFCVEFSYYTITFGANPNYSIEEFYKEQLPEDLVRVDLLFRKAHESGIIIQCRSVSIHEISCLLLSGNYIAIALVDQDKLSKSWLEEMVVAGLHTSNSCYTGHYIVICGYDRVRDEFEIRDPASSKIHERISSKCLENARKSFGTDEDLLLINLENIRNQNKF; translated from the exons ATGTGGCCTCTTTGTTTTCTGCTTAACAAGCTTTTGAGAGTTGAAGAGAGGAATCAGCGGAGGTCACAAGGCCATGGAGGTCCGACTTCTGCTAACTACTGCCAGTTTGATGATCCGTTGGTGGTGAGTCATGGAAACTATAGAGATGCAGGGTTGCCATCCTCTTCCCACTTGCAG GTCCCCCATGTTCATCAGTTAGCTTCTTGGGATTGTGGTCTCGCTTGTGTTCTCATGGTTCTCAGAGCAAGTGGCATTGCAAGTTGCACCCTTGAGGATTTGGCTGAGATTTGCTCCACAAATAG CATTTGGACTGTAGATCTCGCATATCTACTCCATAAGTTCTGTGTGGAATTTTCCTATTACACAATTACATTTGGAGCAAACCCGAATTATTCCATAGAGGAATTTTACAAG GAGCAGCTCCCTGAAGATCTGGTGCGTGTGGATTTGCTCTTCAGGAAAGCACATGAATCTGGCATTATTATTCAG TGCAGATCAGTTAGTATCCATGAGATTTCTTGTTTGCTATTGTCAGGGAACTATATTGCCATTGCGTTAGTCGACCAGGACAAGCTAAG CAAGTCTTGGTTGGAGGAAATGGTTGTCGCTGGTCTTCACACTAGCAATTCCTGCTACACTG GTCACTATATCGTGATATGTGGCTATGACCGTGTTAGGGATGAGTTCGAGATCAGAGATCCCGCCAGTTCCAA GATACATGAGAGGATCTCGTCAAAATGCCTGGAGAATGCCCGGAAATCTTTTGGCACAGATGAAGATCTTCTCCTG ATAAACTTGGAGAATATCAGGAACCAGAACAAATTTTAG
- the LOC104708521 gene encoding deoxyhypusine synthase-like isoform X1: MEDRVFSSVHSTVFKESESLEGKCDKIQGYDFNDGVNYPKLMRSMLTTGFQASNLGEAIDVVNLMLDWRLADETTVAEDCSEEEKDPSFRESVKCKIFLGFTSNLVSSGVRDTIRYLVQHHMVDVIVTTTGGVEEDLIKCLAPTFKGDFSLPGAYLRSKGLNRIGNLLVPNDNYCKFEDWIIPIFDEMLKEQKEENVLWTPSKLLARLGKEINNESSYLYWAYKMNIPVFCPGLTDGSLGDMLYFHSFRTSGLVIDVVQDIRAMNSEAVHASPRKTGMIILGGGIPKHHICNANMMRNGADYAVFINTGQEFDGSDSGARPDEAVSWGKIRGSAKTVKVYCDATIAFPLLVAETFATKREQTCESKT, encoded by the exons ATGGAGGATCGTGTTTTCTCTTCGGTTCACTCAACGGTTTTCAAAGAATCCGAATCGTTGGAAGGCAAGTGTGACAAAATCCAAGGATACGATTTCAATGACGGAGTAAATTACCCAAAGCTTATGCGATCTATGCTCACCACTGGGTTTCAAGCCTCAAATCTCGGCGAAGCTATTGATGTCGTCAATCTAATG CTAGACTGGAGACTGGCTGATGAAACCACAGTAGCTGAAGACTGTAGTGAAGAGGAGAAAGACCCATCTTTCAGAGAGTCTGTCAAATGTAAAATCTTTCTGGGTTTCACTTCAAATCTTGTTTCATCTGGTGTTAGAGACACTATTCGATATCTTGTTCAGCATCACATG gttgATGTTATAGTCACTACAACTGGTGGCGTAGAGGAAGATCTCATCAAATGCCTTGCACCTACATTTAAAGGTGATTTCTCTCTACCTGGCGCTTATCTACGGTCTAAGGGATTGAACCGAATTGGGAACTTGCTGGTTCCTAATGATAACTACTGCAAGTTTGAGGATTGGATCATTCCCATCTTTGACGAGATGTTGAAGGAACAGAAAGAAGAG AATGTGTTGTGGACTCCTTCTAAACTGTTAGCACGGCTgggaaaagaaataaacaatgaGAGTTCATACCTTTATTGGGCATACAAG ATGAATATTCCAGTATTCTGCCCTGGGTTAACAGATGGCTCTCTTGGCGATATGCTGTATTTTCACTCCTTCCGTACCTCTGGCCTTGTCATTGATGTAGTGCAAG ATATCAGGGCTATGAATAGTGAAGCTGTCCATGCAAGTCCAAGAAAGACAGGGATGATAATCCTTGGAGGGGGCATACCGAAGCACCACATATGTAATGCCAATATGATGCGTAACGGTGCAGATTACGCCGTATTCATAAACACCGGGCAGGAGTTTGATGGGAGCGACTCGGGTGCACGCCCTGATGAAGCCGTGTCTTGGGGTAAAATAAGGGGATCTGCTAAAACCGTTAAG GTGTACTGTGATGCTACCATAGCTTTCCCTTTGTTGGTGGCTGAAACATTTGCCACAAAGAGAGAACAAACCTGTGAGTCTAAAACGTAA
- the LOC104708521 gene encoding deoxyhypusine synthase-like isoform X2 gives MEDRVFSSVHSTVFKESESLEGKCDKIQGYDFNDGVNYPKLMRSMLTTGFQASNLGEAIDVVNLMLDWRLADETTVAEDCSEEEKDPSYRESVKCKIFLGFTSNLVSSGVRDTIRYLVQHHMVDVIVTTTGGVEEDLIKCLAPTFKGDFSLPGAYLRSKGLNRIGNLLVPNDNYCKFEDWIIPIFDEMLKEQKEENVLWTPSKLLARLGKEINNESSYLYWAYKMNIPVFCPGLTDGSLGDMLYFHSFRTSGLVIDVVQDIRAMNSEAVHASPRKTGMIILGGGIPKHHICNANMMRNGADYAVFINTGQEFDGSDSGARPDEAVSWGKIRGSAKTVKVYCDATIAFPLLVAETFATKREQTCESKT, from the exons ATGGAGGATCGTGTTTTCTCTTCGGTTCACTCAACGGTTTTCAAAGAATCCGAATCGTTGGAAGGCAAGTGTGACAAAATCCAAGGATACGATTTCAATGACGGAGTAAATTACCCAAAGCTTATGCGATCTATGCTCACCACTGGGTTTCAAGCCTCAAATCTCGGCGAAGCTATTGATGTCGTCAATCTAATG CTAGACTGGAGACTGGCTGATGAAACCACAGTAGCTGAAGACTGTAGTGAAGAG GAGAAAGACCCATCTTATAGAGAGTCTGTGAAATGTAAAATCTTTCTTGGTTTCACTTCGAATCTTGTTTCATCTGGTGTTAGAGACACTATTCGATATCTTGTTCAGCATCATATG gttgATGTTATAGTCACTACAACTGGTGGCGTAGAGGAAGATCTCATCAAATGCCTTGCACCTACATTTAAAGGTGATTTCTCTCTACCTGGCGCTTATCTACGGTCTAAGGGATTGAACCGAATTGGGAACTTGCTGGTTCCTAATGATAACTACTGCAAGTTTGAGGATTGGATCATTCCCATCTTTGACGAGATGTTGAAGGAACAGAAAGAAGAG AATGTGTTGTGGACTCCTTCTAAACTGTTAGCACGGCTgggaaaagaaataaacaatgaGAGTTCATACCTTTATTGGGCATACAAG ATGAATATTCCAGTATTCTGCCCTGGGTTAACAGATGGCTCTCTTGGCGATATGCTGTATTTTCACTCCTTCCGTACCTCTGGCCTTGTCATTGATGTAGTGCAAG ATATCAGGGCTATGAATAGTGAAGCTGTCCATGCAAGTCCAAGAAAGACAGGGATGATAATCCTTGGAGGGGGCATACCGAAGCACCACATATGTAATGCCAATATGATGCGTAACGGTGCAGATTACGCCGTATTCATAAACACCGGGCAGGAGTTTGATGGGAGCGACTCGGGTGCACGCCCTGATGAAGCCGTGTCTTGGGGTAAAATAAGGGGATCTGCTAAAACCGTTAAG GTGTACTGTGATGCTACCATAGCTTTCCCTTTGTTGGTGGCTGAAACATTTGCCACAAAGAGAGAACAAACCTGTGAGTCTAAAACGTAA
- the LOC104708521 gene encoding deoxyhypusine synthase-like isoform X3, translating to MVDVIVTTTGGVEEDLIKCLAPTFKGDFSLPGAYLRSKGLNRIGNLLVPNDNYCKFEDWIIPIFDEMLKEQKEENVLWTPSKLLARLGKEINNESSYLYWAYKMNIPVFCPGLTDGSLGDMLYFHSFRTSGLVIDVVQDIRAMNSEAVHASPRKTGMIILGGGIPKHHICNANMMRNGADYAVFINTGQEFDGSDSGARPDEAVSWGKIRGSAKTVKVYCDATIAFPLLVAETFATKREQTCESKT from the exons ATG gttgATGTTATAGTCACTACAACTGGTGGCGTAGAGGAAGATCTCATCAAATGCCTTGCACCTACATTTAAAGGTGATTTCTCTCTACCTGGCGCTTATCTACGGTCTAAGGGATTGAACCGAATTGGGAACTTGCTGGTTCCTAATGATAACTACTGCAAGTTTGAGGATTGGATCATTCCCATCTTTGACGAGATGTTGAAGGAACAGAAAGAAGAG AATGTGTTGTGGACTCCTTCTAAACTGTTAGCACGGCTgggaaaagaaataaacaatgaGAGTTCATACCTTTATTGGGCATACAAG ATGAATATTCCAGTATTCTGCCCTGGGTTAACAGATGGCTCTCTTGGCGATATGCTGTATTTTCACTCCTTCCGTACCTCTGGCCTTGTCATTGATGTAGTGCAAG ATATCAGGGCTATGAATAGTGAAGCTGTCCATGCAAGTCCAAGAAAGACAGGGATGATAATCCTTGGAGGGGGCATACCGAAGCACCACATATGTAATGCCAATATGATGCGTAACGGTGCAGATTACGCCGTATTCATAAACACCGGGCAGGAGTTTGATGGGAGCGACTCGGGTGCACGCCCTGATGAAGCCGTGTCTTGGGGTAAAATAAGGGGATCTGCTAAAACCGTTAAG GTGTACTGTGATGCTACCATAGCTTTCCCTTTGTTGGTGGCTGAAACATTTGCCACAAAGAGAGAACAAACCTGTGAGTCTAAAACGTAA
- the LOC104708523 gene encoding RING-H2 finger protein ATL39-like yields the protein MRSFPPSPSPASIENNTHDHRHLHEDFTLMFIVFVLYGIVAMYATVNDDHSRGTNLRFQRRQPPLPLSQPQPPMYPRQIDAMIKEIVVDVELCCPICLEDLKKVDADDDGKVVVCLSKCNHSFHMNCIFSWLRQSQDCPICRSSVYRGEVTLIK from the coding sequence ATGCGATCTTTTCCGCCGTCACCATCTCCCGCATCTATTGAAAACAATACTCATGATCATCGTCATCTACATGAAGACTTCACTCTTATGTTCATCGTCTTCGTTTTGTATGGCATCGTTGCCATGTATGCAACCGTTAATGATGATCATTCTCGTGGAACTAATCTTAGATTCCAAAGACGGCAACCGCCTCTACCGCTGTCGCAACCACAACCGCCAATGTATCCGCGGCAGATTGATGCGATGATTAAAGAGATAGTTGTGGACGTGGAATTGTGTTGTCCTATATGTCTTGAGGATTTGAAGAAGgttgatgctgatgatgatggtaaagTGGTGGTTTGTTTATCCAAGTGCAATCATAGTTTCCACATGAATTGCATTTTTTCTTGGCTAAGACAGAGTCAGGATTGTCCAATTTGTCGTAGCTCTGTTTATAGAGGTGAAGtgacattgatcaaataa
- the LOC109124966 gene encoding UDP-glycosyltransferase 76C3-like: MEKSNGLRVILFPLPLQGCINPMIQLAKILHSRGFSITVIHTRFNAPKASSHPLFTFLEIQDGLSETETKTHDVTLLLTLLNRSCESLFRDCLSKLLQSAEAETGEEKEKISCLTDDSGWIFTQHIAQSLNLPRLVLNTYKVSFFRNHFVLPQLRREMYLPLQDSEQDDPVEEFPPLRKKDLRRILDQETEVLDSYSDMILQTTKASSGLIFMSCEELDQDSLIQAREDFQVPIFAIGPSHSYFPCIHEFFLCVWYCWNKTSSFGSHFSTCFKENYGF, translated from the exons ATGGAGAAGAGTAATGGCCTACGAGTGATTCTGTTTCCACTTCCCTTACAAGGCTGCATCAACCCCATGATTCAGCTCGCCAAGATCCTCCACTCAAGAGGTTTCTCCATCACTGTGATCCACACGCGCTTCAATGCGCCAAAAGCCTCAAGCCACCCTCTCTTCACCTTCTTAGAGATCCAAGATGGCTTGTCTGAAACAGAGACAAAAACTCACGATGTCACGCTTCTCTTAACCCTTCTCAACCGAAGCTGTGAGTCTCTGTTTCGTGACTGTTTGTCTAAACTCTTGCAATCTGCAGAGGCAGAGACaggggaagaaaaagagaagattaGCTGTTTGACCGATGATTCTGGATGGATCTTCACACAACACATTGCTCAGAGTTTGAATCTCCCGAGATTGGTACTTAATACCTATAAAGTCTCCTTCTTCCGGAACCATTTTGTTCTTCCTCAGCTCCGACGTGAAATGTATCTTCCATTACAAG ATTCAGAACAAGATGATCCAGTTGAGGAGTTTCCACCGCTTCGAAAGAAAGATCTAAGACGAATTCTTGATCAAGAAACGGAGGTACTAGACTCGTACTCAGATATGATTCTACAGACAACAAAAGCGTCTTCAGGTCTTATATTCATGTCCTGTGAAGAGCTAGATCAAGACTCACTGATTCAAGCACGTGAAGATTTTCAAGTCCCGATCTTTGCGATAGGGCCTTCTCATAGCTACTTCCCATGTATTCATGAATTCTTCCTTTGTGTTTGGTATTGTTGGAATAAAACGTCTTCTTTTGGTTCACATTTCTCAACTTGTTTCAAAGAAAATTATGGTTTTTGA